In Alphaproteobacteria bacterium, a single window of DNA contains:
- a CDS encoding dicarboxylate/amino acid:cation symporter yields the protein MQMWKKILIGLVLGVLAGTLFPESASYLKPFGQVFINLIKMLIVPLIFFSLISGITSMEETGSMGRLSVKAFGLYLGTTAVAITLGLGVATILEPGVGSSIDFNALESNDTPKAEMNAGELLVSLVPANPIAAMAEGNILQVIVFALLVGIALHKVRDKTERIIDLSHALAEMMYAMTHIVMAFAPFGIFALIAALTAEQGLGVLMDLLKILGTVYLACILHVILVYGGLLKFIARLPIIPFFKKAPPAQLLAFSTSSSAATLPLTLEVAQEKLGVSKSSSSFVLPLGCTINMDGTALYQGVCALFVAQVMGIDLTLMQYVTIILTATLASIGSAGVPGAGLIMLTLVLSSVGLPIAAVAIIAGIDRILDMARSAVNVTGDLVVSICVDKSENQLDEKMYLSNE from the coding sequence ATGCAGATGTGGAAGAAAATCCTGATTGGACTGGTATTAGGTGTGCTCGCCGGAACATTGTTTCCCGAAAGCGCTTCCTATCTAAAACCCTTCGGTCAAGTGTTCATTAACCTGATTAAGATGTTAATTGTCCCTCTGATTTTCTTCAGCCTCATCAGTGGCATTACCAGCATGGAAGAAACCGGTAGCATGGGGCGCCTCAGCGTCAAGGCATTCGGCTTATACCTCGGAACCACCGCCGTTGCCATTACCCTTGGCTTAGGCGTTGCCACCATACTGGAACCGGGCGTTGGCTCCAGCATCGACTTTAATGCGCTTGAAAGCAACGACACCCCCAAAGCCGAAATGAATGCCGGCGAATTGCTGGTTTCCCTTGTACCCGCAAACCCTATTGCCGCCATGGCAGAAGGAAATATCCTGCAGGTGATTGTATTTGCTTTACTGGTAGGCATTGCGCTGCATAAAGTGCGCGACAAAACCGAACGCATTATCGACCTTTCGCATGCACTGGCAGAAATGATGTATGCCATGACGCATATTGTAATGGCGTTTGCCCCCTTTGGTATTTTTGCGCTTATTGCTGCACTTACCGCCGAGCAAGGGCTTGGCGTGTTAATGGATCTACTGAAGATTCTTGGTACCGTGTATCTTGCCTGTATATTGCATGTGATTTTGGTATATGGCGGCTTACTCAAATTTATTGCCCGCTTACCCATTATTCCTTTTTTCAAAAAAGCACCTCCTGCTCAATTGCTAGCATTTTCCACCAGCTCCAGCGCTGCCACGTTGCCTTTAACCTTAGAAGTTGCACAAGAAAAACTAGGTGTTTCAAAAAGCAGCAGCAGCTTTGTGCTTCCCCTTGGCTGCACCATTAATATGGATGGCACGGCATTGTATCAGGGCGTATGCGCGTTGTTTGTGGCGCAAGTAATGGGTATCGATCTGACACTCATGCAATATGTGACAATTATTCTTACGGCTACTTTGGCATCAATTGGCTCGGCAGGTGTACCCGGGGCAGGCTTGATTATGTTAACGCTGGTGCTGAGTTCGGTAGGATTGCCCATTGCCGCCGTAGCCATCATTGCAGGCATAGATCGCATATTGGATATGGCACGTTCAGCAGTGAATGTTACCGGCGATTTAGTAGTGTCAATCTGCGTTGATAAGTCAGAAAACCAACTCGATGAAAAAATGTATTTGTCAAATGAGTAA
- a CDS encoding nucleotidyltransferase family protein, translating into MTVVSYSCEAQRIDDLFGIVRLNPVLMQILHILQRLDLPDWRVVSGAIYQTVWNSLTQRPYDYGIKDYDIAYYNKQDMSYEAEDHVIRQVISSLPISISQHIEVRNQARVHLWYESKFGSPYPALANTDESLLRYLSPAHAVAIRMEKDGSLTVAAPFGLSDLFSLIVRANPHCVTNQHFAKKAEALKSRWPEITIL; encoded by the coding sequence ATGACAGTTGTTTCTTATTCATGCGAAGCTCAGCGCATTGATGATCTTTTTGGGATAGTGCGGTTAAATCCTGTACTGATGCAGATACTACATATTTTGCAACGTCTGGATTTACCAGATTGGCGCGTTGTTTCTGGGGCAATCTATCAAACGGTTTGGAATAGCCTTACGCAGCGCCCGTATGATTATGGCATCAAGGATTATGATATTGCATATTATAACAAACAAGATATGTCGTATGAAGCGGAAGATCATGTTATCCGACAGGTGATTTCCTCACTGCCGATTTCGATTTCGCAGCATATTGAGGTACGTAATCAGGCGCGTGTGCATTTGTGGTATGAAAGCAAGTTTGGCAGCCCCTATCCTGCGCTTGCCAATACCGATGAGAGCCTGCTTCGCTATCTTTCGCCAGCTCACGCAGTGGCCATACGCATGGAGAAAGATGGTAGTCTAACCGTTGCCGCGCCCTTTGGGCTGAGTGATTTGTTTTCTCTTATTGTGCGTGCCAACCCACATTGCGTTACCAATCAGCATTTTGCGAAAAAAGCAGAAGCACTCAAATCGCGCTGGCCGGAAATCACGATTCTTTAA
- a CDS encoding protein-L-isoaspartate O-methyltransferase, with product MRWAVFACAAGFFLVLIGWIIIFYHGENMGADPFVTARRNMVDCQLVPGNIIQQDIIEALANVPREQFVPEHLRGNAYVDEDLSLSKSRFLLAPLVLARMLVLAEITPQDNVLDIGCATGYSTAILGQLAEKVVAVEEQMELAEKARQLLTRLHIPNAEIITGPFTPGYPSSGPYDVILINGAIEVLPDSLSDQLAEGGRLVVIQNVALRPGKESGLGKAMLYRKSGGRLFSKQAFDASVPLLHGFEQKRQFDF from the coding sequence ATGCGCTGGGCAGTTTTTGCTTGCGCGGCAGGGTTTTTTCTGGTGCTTATAGGGTGGATAATAATCTTTTACCATGGGGAAAACATGGGCGCTGATCCGTTTGTTACTGCACGTCGCAATATGGTGGATTGCCAGCTTGTGCCAGGCAACATCATTCAACAAGATATTATTGAAGCTTTGGCCAATGTGCCAAGAGAGCAATTTGTTCCTGAGCATTTACGCGGCAACGCCTATGTAGATGAAGACTTGTCTCTGTCTAAAAGCCGGTTTTTGTTGGCGCCATTAGTGCTGGCGCGTATGCTGGTTTTGGCAGAAATTACCCCGCAAGACAATGTGTTGGATATTGGGTGTGCTACCGGATATTCCACAGCGATTTTGGGGCAACTGGCCGAAAAAGTTGTGGCGGTAGAAGAGCAAATGGAACTGGCCGAAAAAGCCAGGCAGCTACTAACCCGCCTGCATATCCCTAATGCCGAAATCATCACCGGCCCGTTCACTCCGGGTTATCCTAGCTCGGGGCCGTATGATGTGATTCTTATCAATGGCGCAATTGAAGTGTTGCCCGATTCGCTTTCTGACCAACTGGCAGAAGGCGGGCGCTTGGTGGTAATACAAAATGTTGCGTTGCGCCCCGGAAAAGAAAGCGGCTTAGGCAAGGCGATGTTATATCGCAAAAGCGGAGGCAGACTGTTTAGTAAACAAGCTTTTGACGCATCGGTTCCATTGCTTCACGGGTTTGAACAAAAAAGACAGTTTGATTTTTAA
- a CDS encoding TolC family outer membrane protein, with protein sequence MTLRIPATFKHSLLSAIAISCVSLSPFGAHDANAMSLKETLEAAYDFNPAIKAERENLQATDEGVAKAVSEFRPTVAIDYSRGRQSISFAGAPEVYTDKESRQITIDQPLFDGFGSVSRFKSARFQVMSGRERLSAVTQDILLRAVTAYMDVLRDKAVVELSRNNIGVLNKQLDASEDRFDVGEVTRTDVAQSKARVSRSVSEEAQSAGALASSIATFKRIVGVSPEVLDQQKMIPELPATLEQAIAIALENNPNLLATEYTKKALNKRVSADKAEVLPSVALQGYVRREEGAGVTGGNDYDNDVIAVNVRVPLYQSGAEYARVRESKQNYHRAKYNTIDASNEVIERVTRAWENLQSSIATIQANESAIDAATIALDGVKQEQQYGARTVLDVLDAEQELFSTRVNLVRAQRNKLVGAYALLAEMGQLTPQSLGLDVEVYRPKENYERVDFKPIGW encoded by the coding sequence ATGACCTTGCGGATTCCTGCTACTTTTAAACACTCCTTGCTTTCAGCCATTGCTATAAGCTGTGTTTCCCTATCTCCCTTCGGCGCACATGATGCAAATGCTATGTCGCTAAAAGAAACCTTAGAAGCTGCATATGACTTTAATCCTGCGATTAAAGCTGAGCGTGAAAACCTGCAAGCTACAGACGAAGGGGTGGCCAAGGCGGTTTCGGAATTTCGCCCAACCGTGGCTATTGATTATTCGCGTGGCAGACAAAGCATTAGTTTTGCGGGTGCGCCAGAAGTATACACTGATAAAGAAAGCCGCCAAATCACTATCGATCAGCCATTATTCGATGGATTTGGATCGGTATCGCGTTTTAAGTCGGCGCGGTTTCAGGTGATGTCGGGTCGTGAACGCCTGAGTGCGGTAACGCAGGATATTTTGCTGCGTGCTGTAACCGCCTATATGGATGTGTTGCGGGATAAAGCCGTGGTAGAGCTGAGCCGTAATAATATTGGTGTGTTGAATAAGCAACTTGATGCCTCAGAAGATCGTTTTGATGTAGGAGAGGTTACTCGTACTGACGTAGCACAGTCGAAAGCCCGCGTGTCGCGCTCGGTTTCTGAAGAAGCGCAATCAGCGGGAGCGCTGGCATCTTCAATTGCGACATTCAAACGCATTGTTGGTGTCTCGCCCGAAGTGTTGGATCAGCAAAAAATGATTCCTGAGTTGCCCGCCACATTGGAGCAGGCGATTGCGATTGCATTAGAAAACAACCCTAACCTTCTGGCTACAGAATACACCAAAAAAGCTTTGAATAAGCGCGTATCGGCAGATAAGGCAGAGGTGTTGCCATCGGTGGCGCTGCAAGGTTACGTGCGCCGAGAAGAAGGAGCAGGGGTGACGGGCGGTAACGATTATGATAACGATGTGATTGCCGTGAACGTGCGTGTGCCGCTGTATCAATCGGGTGCAGAATATGCCCGTGTGCGCGAGTCAAAGCAAAATTATCATCGCGCCAAATATAATACCATCGATGCGAGTAACGAAGTGATAGAGCGCGTTACGCGGGCATGGGAAAATCTGCAATCTAGCATTGCGACTATTCAGGCTAACGAATCGGCAATTGATGCCGCAACCATTGCATTGGATGGTGTGAAGCAAGAGCAGCAATATGGCGCACGTACGGTATTGGATGTGCTTGACGCAGAGCAAGAATTGTTTTCTACGCGGGTAAATCTGGTGCGTGCACAACGCAACAAGCTTGTGGGTGCCTATGCGCTTTTGGCAGAAATGGGGCAGTTGACACCGCAATCTTTGGGATTGGATGTGGAAGTGTATCGCCCGAAAGAAAATTATGAGCGAGTGGATTTTAAACCAATTGGTTGGTAA
- a CDS encoding DUF2497 domain-containing protein gives MANAKAKNADKDSAGSDDQSMEEILQSIRKIIAEENDETAEESTAPAAPTEDIDMDDDEDDISLDTDVLELTDALQEDGSVVNVKDDVLDDIDDALTNAQPEVATEEKNEKAEEKPTPEAPKPKAAPPAPAEKSEAVADEGLASAISIAASADAMRALKTGGNLGGMSFVSGETVEGLVMQLLRPMLKEWLDANLPAIVQKEVQREVQRITALLEQDR, from the coding sequence ATGGCGAACGCCAAAGCTAAAAATGCTGATAAAGACAGCGCTGGGAGTGATGACCAGTCGATGGAAGAGATTCTTCAATCGATTCGTAAGATTATTGCGGAAGAAAACGATGAAACTGCTGAAGAAAGTACCGCACCCGCTGCCCCCACAGAGGACATAGATATGGATGATGATGAGGACGATATTTCTCTGGATACCGATGTGTTGGAATTGACCGATGCACTACAGGAAGACGGCTCGGTGGTGAATGTGAAAGATGATGTATTAGACGACATCGACGATGCCCTCACCAATGCACAACCCGAGGTTGCCACAGAAGAAAAAAATGAAAAGGCAGAAGAAAAGCCAACACCAGAAGCGCCAAAGCCAAAAGCTGCGCCTCCGGCACCGGCTGAAAAATCAGAGGCTGTTGCAGATGAAGGTTTGGCCTCTGCCATAAGCATCGCTGCATCGGCAGATGCAATGCGCGCACTCAAAACCGGCGGTAACCTTGGCGGCATGTCTTTTGTTTCAGGAGAAACCGTTGAAGGATTGGTGATGCAATTGCTGCGGCCAATGCTCAAAGAGTGGCTAGATGCGAATTTGCCTGCTATTGTACAAAAAGAAGTGCAGCGCGAAGTGCAACGTATTACTGCTTTGCTGGAGCAAGATCGTTAA